The following are encoded together in the Heliangelus exortis chromosome 15, bHelExo1.hap1, whole genome shotgun sequence genome:
- the GEMIN5 gene encoding gem-associated protein 5 isoform X1, translating to MAAAAGGVRVLPASPNWYSSRCSDASGDGRLFGFAARHRVCLLDVSAAAPEFYGELIGHTERISGFAFCRCPGQSNLCASSSDDGSVRIWDTGALSGVAEYTLHQNAISALHWSPLVKDLIVSGDEKGIIVCHWLHRSDSQQFFPEPRTIFCLTCSPHNENLVAIGYKDGMVVIIDISRKREVLHRLRGHDDEIHCLAWCPVPGEERLPAWQDEFQAAPSEEGRVPNGELTQDTATKKGCYLASGSKDQTVRIWSCIRGRSIMTLKLPPTKRRGGAVDPTVKERIWLTLHWPSGRSTEIVSSSFGGELLLWDLTLSGKRKWTLLGSSEGQNHTRIVFNLSSVKHQDKELLFSISMDRDVKCWDLSNLECSWTMPSLGGFVYSLAFSPVDPGCLAIGVGDSMIRVWNTLSLNNIYDVKTYWQSIKSKVTALAWHPTKEGCLAFGTDDGKVGIFDTFSTSAKNKPPQISSTYHKKTVYTLAWGPPTPPLSSGGEGEQPPVTLYSCAGEGIVFQHNPWNLNGEANDINKVIRDTNSIKHKLPAHTEISWKPDGKLLALGNEDGSIEIFQAPNLKLLCTIQQHHKLINAIRWHHDHGSQPELSYLIASGSINATIYVHNLKSIIEGTSESPLTITEPFRTLAGHTAKITSLSWSPHHEGRLVSACYDGTAQVWDVMKEEPLSNYRGHEGRLLSVQWSPVDPDSVYTGADDFSVHKWQISKQQHTRPPQGKKSIELEKKRSMQPKVKAKKKKKPIEKSPGKQDLSDVMNGDESTKEIMLEENGVLEHEGEKAQETELLDKVSMTVSKDTSSSACDYSFSLPKTLVSQKATPVKKDPPKEKPTPDASLKKRKPRSILPFSTFMDHRSKDELHQDCLRLAACLKTKDENEDKSPELKDRIHLGLFTDRASLHKMIDVEGKQHLENGHPELFQQLMLWKGDMKGVLQAAAERGELTDQLVAMSPMVGYQAWVWTVEAFAKQLCFQEQYVKAASHLLSIHKVYEAVELLKVNHFYREAIVIAKARLRPEDPILKELYTSWAALLEKDGHYSMAAKCYLGASSPYDAVKVLAKKGDVTSLKTAAELALISGEEELSATLALRCAQDLLLSRNWVGAEEVLRQHKTLLGQQLVFCLNELLCKCLSERNPCDRKSPVPPCYHSWELKREASFFDMVIDVWQNVFGMDTTEQVTSAQEQLHSIEHPPSTSNTHPKQVLFHISHDLTLAALSYQTSAWDEAVKSILGAVTRSYDAGNFTLMQEICSIILPEGCDDLRHKVNSTNSQSMDASRSLEAFVAYGLLYDLWWNPLKDSLVLQKAVSDAVLCPSEQTAPEEGYISGETPDQTVVKTDENLCNTTEVCRCESDSRTSSADLIDRQAKLSGCKVLLSEEIAALQNTQRDIAEVQQILADMIHQHQQQRNNLQENTNGSTQESNLQQSTEIGSDKPCSDSSQLNCKDEEPITLPELTKQLLKAKQKLAEFPDNLKVFPFPDVLECCLVLLHIGSQCPHELHEQALDLLRKHGNADIHKKAGRRFLT from the exons ATGGCGGCGGCAGCGGGAGGGGTGCGGGTGCTGCCCGCATCGCCCAACTGGTACAGCAGCCGCTGCAGCGATGCGAGCGGCGATGGCCGCCTCTTCGGCTTCGCGGCGAGGCACCGCGTCTGCCTGCTGGATGTCAGCGCCGCCGCACCGGAATTTTACG GAGAACTCATCGGGCACACGGAAAGGATCTCCGGGTTCGCCTTTTGCCGATGCCCCGGGCAGAGCAACCTCTGCGCCAGCAGCTCGGACGACGGGAGCGTCAGAATCTGGGACACCGGAGCGCTGAGCGGGGTGGCCGAGTACACCCTGCACCAG AATGCCATCTCAGCCTTGCACTGGTCACCTCTTGTGAAAGATCTGATAGTATCTGGGGATGAAAAAGGAATAATTGTTTGTCACTGGCTCCACAGAAGTGACAGCCAGCAGTTCTTCCCAGAGCCTCGGACAATTTTTTGTCTCACTTGTTCTCCTCATAATGAAAACCTCGTGGCAATTGG CTACAAGGATGGCATGGTGGTTATAATTGATatcagcaggaaaagagaagtCCTTCATCGGCTAAGAGGCCATGATGATGAAATCCATTGTCTGGCTTGGTGTCCTGTGCCTGGTGAAGAAAGGTTACCTGCCTGGCAAGATGAGTTCCAGG cagctccatcagagGAAGGCAGAGTTCCAAATGGGGAGCTGACACAGGACACAGCCACGAAGAAAGGTTGTTACCTGGCTTCAGGAAGCAAAGATCAGACTGTACGAATATGGAGCTGTATTAGGGGCAGAA GTATTATGACTTTGAAGCTGCCTCCCACCAAGAGAAGGGGTGGAGCTGTTGATCCCACTGTTAAGGAGCGCATCTGGCTGACTCTTCACTGGCCCTCTGGTCGTTCCACAGAAATTGTATCCAGCTCTTTTGG AGGAGAACTGCTACTCTGGGACTTGACCCTATCTGGAAAACGGAAATGGACACTTTTAGGATCTTCAGAAGGACAAAATCACACCCGTATTGTGTTCAACCTGAGTTCTGTGAAGCATCAAGACAAAGaactccttttttccatttcaatggACAGAGAT GTGAAGTGCTGGGACCTATCAAATCTTGAATGTAGCTGGACCATGCCCTCACTTGGGGGATTTGTCTATAGTCTTGCCTTCTCCCCTGTGGACCCAGGCTGTCTTGCCATTGGTGTTGGAGACAGCATGATCCGAGTGTGGAATACTTTGTCCCTGAACAATATTTATGATGTTAAAACCTACTGGCAAAGCATAAAATCCAAGGTTACAGCA TTAGCGTGGCATCCAACTAAGGAAGGCTGCTTGGCTTTTGGAACAGATGATGGAAAAGTTGGCATATTTGACACCTTCTCCACCAG TGCTAAGAATAAACCACCTCAGATCTCCAGTACTTACCACAAGAAGACTGTGTACACGTTAGCCTGGGGGCCTCCAACTCCTCCTCTGTCTTCTG GAGGAGAAGGTGAACAGCCCCCTGTAACTTTATATAGTTGTGCTGGAGAAGGTATTGTTTTCCAACACAACCCCTGGAATCTTAATGGAGAAGCAAATGACATCAATAAAGTAATCCGAGACACTAATTCAATCAAA CACAAACTGCCTGCACATACAGAGATCAGCTGGAAACCAGATGGCAAACTCTTGGCTCTTGGCAATGAAGATGG CTCAATTGAAATATTCCAGGCACCAAACTTGAAGTTGCTCTGCACTATCCAGCAGCACCATAAATTGATTAATGCTATTCGTTGGCATCATGATCATGGGAGCCAGCCAGAGCTGAGTTACCTGATAGCTTCAGGCTCAATCAATGCCACTATTTATGTGCATAACCTGAAAAGCATCATAG agggCACTTCAGAAAGTCCTTTGACAATAACAGAGCCTTTTAGAACTCTGGCTGGGCACACAGCTAAAATCACAAGTCTCTCTTGGAGCCCCCACCATGAGGGAAGATTGGTGTCTGCTTGCTATGATGGCACTGCACAG GTATGGGATGTTATGAAGGAAGAGCCACTGAGCAACTACCGAGGGCACGAGGGCCGGCTACTGAGTGTCCAGTGGTCACCAGTGGATCCAGATTCTGTTTATACAGGAGCAGATGATTTTTCTGTTCACAAATGGCAAAtatcaaagcagcagcacacacGGCCTCCTCAGG GCAAAAAGAGTAtagaattagagaaaaaaagaagcatgcAACCAAAAGTCaaagccaagaagaaaaaaaagcctattgAAAAGAGTCCAGGCAAGCAGGATCTAAGTGATGTCATGAATGGAGATGAGAGCACGAAGGAAATCATGCTAGAGGAAAATGGAGTGTTGGAGcatgaaggagaaaaagctcAGGAGACAGAGTTGCTTGATAAAGTCTCCATGACTG TGTCCAAGGATACATCTTCATCTGCATGTGATTATTCATTCAGCTTGCCAAAGACTCTTGTGTCCCAGAAAGCCACTCCTGTGAAAAAGGATCCACCTAAGGAGAAACCAA CTCCTGATGCCTctctgaagaagaggaagcCTCGTTCTATTCTACCCTTCAGCACATTCATGGATCACAGATCAAAAGATGAATTGCACCAGGACTGCTTGAGGCTGGCTGCATGTCTGAAAACCAAAG ATGAAAATGAAGACAAATCTCCTGAGCTCAAGGATCGCATCCACTTGGGGCTCTTCACAGACAGGGCTTCTCTGCACAAGATGATTGATGTAGAAG GAAAACAGCATTTGGAGAATGGGCATCCAGAGCTCTTTCAGCAGCTCATGTTGTGGAAAGGAGATATGAAAGGTGTcctccaggcagctgctgagaggGGAGAGCTGACAGACCAGCTGGTAGCAATGTCACCCATGG TTGGATATCAGGCCTGGGTTTGGACAGTAGAAGCCTTTGCaaagcagctgtgttttcagGAGCAGTATGTGAAGGCTGCCTCCCATCTCCTGTCCATCCATAAAGTGTACGAGGCTGTTGAGCTTCTGAAAGTGAACCACTTTTACAG AGAAGCAATTGTAATTGCTAAGGCCAGGTTACGTCCAGAAGATCCAATTCTGAAGGAACTTTATACCAGCTGGGCAGCTCTGTTAGAGAAAGATGGACATTATTCCATGGCTGCCAAATG TTATTTGGGGGCTTCCTCACCCTATGATGCAGTTAAGGTGTTGGCAAAAAAGGGGGATGTGACGTCCCTTAAAACTGCTGCTGAGCTTGCATTGATATCAGGAGAGGAGGAGTTGTCAGCAACTTTGGCTCTGAGATGTGCCCAAGATCTTCTGTTATCCAGGAACTGGGTCGGAGCTGAGGAGGTCCTTCGGCAACATAAAACTTTACTT ggaCAACAACTTGTTTTCTGCCTCAATGAACTGCTTTGCAAGTGTCTCAGTGAAAGAAATCCCTGTGACCGGAAGAGCCCAGTGCCTCCCTGTTATCATAGCTGGGAGCTGAAGAGAGAGGCCTCATTTTTTGACATGGTGATAGATGTGTGGCAGAATGTGTTTGGCATGGACACCACTGAACAAGTCACAAgtgcacaggagcagctgcacAGTATTGAGCATCCTCCTTCAACCAGCAACACACACCCAAAGCAG GTGCTTTTCCATATCTCCCATGACCTGACCCTTGCAGCCCTGAGCTATCAAACTTCTGCCTGGGATGAGGCAGTGAAAAGTATTCTTGGAGCTGTGACTCGCAGTTATGATGCTGGTAACTTCACTCTGATGCAAGAGATCTGCAGCATCATCCTTCCTGAAG GCTGTGATGACCTGAGACACAAAGTGAACAGCACAAATTCTCAGAGCATGGATGCTTCCAGAAGCTTAGAGGCCTTTGTGGCTTATGGACTGCTGTATGACCTGTGGTGGAATCCACTCAAAGACTCCCTTGTCTTGCAAAAGGCTGTTTCAGATGCTGTGCTGTGTCCCAGTGAGCAGACAGCTCCTGAGGAGGGTTACATTTCAGGAGAAACTCCTGATCAAACTGTGGTGAAGACAGATGAAAACCTCTGCAACACAACTGAAGTTTGTAGATGTGAAAGTGACTCAAGAACAAGCTCAGCTGATTTGATTGACAGGCAGGCAAAACTGAGTGGCTGCAAAGTGCTCCTTTCAGAAGAGATTGCTGCTTTACAGAACACCCAGAGAGATATAGCTGAGGTCCAGCAGATTTTAGCAGATATGATCCACCAGcatcagcagcagaggaacaatCTCCAGGAAAACACAAATGGGAGCACCCAGGAAAGCAACCTGCAGCAGAGTACAGAGATTGGGTCAGACAAACCATGCTCTGACAGCAGCCAGCTGAACTG TAAAGATGAAGAACCAATTACACTCCCTGAGCTAACAAAACAGCTTCTAAAGGCAAAGCAGAAACTAGCAGAATTTCCAGACAATTTAAAG GTCTTCCCATTTCCAGATGTGCTGGAGTGCTGCCTTGTGCTCCTTCACATTGGCTCCCAGTGCCCCCATGAACTGCATGAGCAGGCACTGGATCTCCTTAGGAAACATGGGAATGCTGATATCCACAAAAAGGCTGGCAGGAGGTTTTTGACATGA